Proteins found in one Vallitalea guaymasensis genomic segment:
- a CDS encoding S-layer homology domain-containing protein has product MKYYNKISFISFLIVLIICFNMVAINTNAEELNPVSVTLSQESSLTLTKITETGDMPSSLGAYFISVPKDTQSINVKFNSLSTDTHFLAPRGARKQITGNSVKSNARISSENFLKYNNVSSRQLRRYITNCFNVETLEYTISLSYTPGFPIDQEKLQEEYTDICFDPNLKYQEICIYEYKVPVKLKAVILVQIGESSTAKIDDSILKDCINKARLVSSETYYTIDDRYNGNDSSTINSSDKSKGFYNNLQLELANVSKLFIDNNPENDLIAGITQENVDTATTNLQSAINSLIPITNVNPTLLYEAIKNAENTYNDSSIYTAKSWSAYQNVLNNAKTVLTSLYIQDGEDKGKPTDINKNTYQSEVDTNTEKINKAITGLKKLINANDPSGSDLIDAGEKYENLKALINQFNPEELIESDYTSDSFVTFIQQRNIATDWLDNNEKPNGTTGIPVYEKLKEVYDDYWKSCYGLTSTKEKINVSFKVIDTSAARKKEAFDTKSGIYNLTLSSGASLQDVFNQINGINIHGDYGIFINGIMIDAPSHDLTALFTLNLGDSIGTSQYPLSSIKVQDKDEVVVAYLDAPRHGSSSGANLEGYEAYKVLPYVRLSKITNENMNNNVVETRAGQAISFNVSSVAANLSDYTGKDEPFTGATVFVSSAVEEKNKITTANKETTAFTDDNGNCNYTFYEEGWHSLSVHHKEANNLESKKVTVTGVIAGDTILVHVNPATENETKIIKDKMLTELEEAYYSYRQTNYDANKWKELSGFYENGNTKITNSVTPYEAKTAFDTAVNGMKSIESIDHKTVITPIREVLKYLPSIDEMDQNRLCQSDIPKLEELFSKYNVLTEYQKKLFTFLEDRHIKSLLKAYADSNNGNNLPESKKYKLTIIDETNKFNQFNEHLYCMVDGNIISSARPTKIVGEVKANIKVGLRYKGRNIVGDTCVVESFSDDISVYKMHSPYKSILGEFLMPHHDVTIIVRSIGGDEPTIDDETKLNNAKEAARNAVIATYSNYHSEDYLDDDFTRLTQAKDNGITAINNAVDVVAVATARRAALAAMAAIPTKDDNCGTKLPDYGNVIGKVKITIENETFPSGDFKGTIINGWYDLCENDTMMTVVLKALAVNGYSWEGTGGTNYGITYISSINKGDKSMGEFSGDRGSGWMGTLNDWFVNEGFQSFRAGASNKDYSLENGDEIKVMFTQNLGKDLGGTWGNSDTSLKTLTISGGKLSPTFKKNTTEYGLMIDGDSKNIMITPTAYNKNYLVKTFLNQYNSSSAYYKRTETLSVKNGDIIYIGIGENSWPSMNKQGEEAREYDATKYTIRVYNSKANYVNKLIEGLPVQNKIKLSNYKSYEEAVKAARSNYNKLSSNDKKKVTNLSRLIDAENQLLFYGETYNVKILLKKIPLAGRVKLRHKSEVMAADSAYKKLSSEQKLYITVADVTNYNAAIERLKELGAFDSENDSPSVIMGNTEEPEEEKEEFIKLKPEVSISGNTATLTITGSQAKNAIEDIKKNQAEELIIEPVIKKDVDKVVVKLAKSIIDDLAKNTDAGLTAKSHVAEIKISNKALNSIIESSGSNVSIIVEQTDKEQLSNKNKELVGDKPIYNLYIKVDNKIITKFVGDVTVALPYIPKEDEDINKLSVYYINDNNKVAKMIGAYYDDECESMIFKTDHFSTFAIVYDKDKISFKDVFTTDWYYDSVLYVVEQGLLDDISNNMFRPNENMTRGMFVNVIYKMAGDLQVTEDNLFKDIKIGSTYYDSVVWATYSKIVNGYSNDSFGTNDNITREQIATMMYRYAKLKGYKTTSISDISTYPDNNMISEWAVHSMKWAVSNKIISGSTENMLVPQGTATRGEVASMLKRFMENIVE; this is encoded by the coding sequence ATGAAATACTATAATAAAATATCTTTCATCTCATTTTTAATTGTATTAATTATATGCTTTAATATGGTAGCTATAAATACCAATGCTGAAGAACTAAATCCAGTATCAGTTACATTATCTCAGGAATCTTCTTTAACATTGACGAAAATTACTGAAACTGGAGATATGCCATCTTCATTAGGAGCATATTTTATTTCTGTACCAAAAGATACACAGTCGATTAATGTAAAATTTAATAGTTTATCAACTGATACACATTTTTTAGCACCTCGTGGTGCAAGAAAACAGATTACAGGTAATAGTGTTAAATCTAATGCAAGAATTTCAAGTGAAAATTTTCTGAAATATAATAATGTAAGTAGCAGACAGTTAAGACGTTATATTACAAACTGTTTTAATGTAGAAACACTAGAATATACAATTAGCTTATCATATACACCTGGATTTCCAATTGATCAAGAGAAATTACAAGAAGAATATACAGATATATGTTTTGACCCTAATTTAAAATATCAAGAAATATGCATTTACGAATATAAAGTACCTGTAAAATTAAAAGCAGTAATTCTTGTTCAGATAGGTGAATCGTCAACTGCAAAAATTGATGATTCTATCTTAAAAGATTGTATTAACAAAGCAAGATTAGTATCCTCCGAGACATACTATACAATTGATGATAGATATAATGGAAATGATTCCAGTACGATAAATTCCAGCGACAAATCAAAAGGCTTTTATAATAATCTACAGCTTGAGTTAGCTAATGTAAGTAAGCTGTTTATTGATAATAATCCTGAAAATGATTTAATAGCGGGTATTACTCAAGAGAATGTCGATACAGCAACTACTAATCTTCAATCTGCAATTAATAGCTTAATTCCAATTACTAATGTTAACCCAACATTACTATACGAAGCTATAAAAAATGCAGAAAATACATATAATGATTCATCCATATATACAGCCAAGTCATGGTCAGCATATCAAAACGTACTGAACAATGCTAAAACAGTACTTACTTCTCTTTACATTCAAGATGGTGAAGATAAAGGTAAGCCAACTGACATTAATAAAAACACTTATCAATCTGAAGTTGATACAAATACTGAAAAAATAAACAAAGCAATTACAGGACTAAAAAAATTAATAAATGCTAATGATCCTTCGGGTAGCGATTTAATTGATGCGGGGGAAAAATATGAGAACCTAAAAGCTTTAATAAATCAATTTAATCCAGAGGAACTTATAGAATCTGATTATACTTCAGACAGCTTTGTAACATTCATACAACAAAGAAACATAGCAACGGATTGGTTAGATAATAATGAAAAGCCTAATGGTACAACAGGAATACCTGTTTATGAAAAACTAAAAGAAGTTTACGACGATTATTGGAAATCATGTTATGGTTTGACATCAACAAAAGAAAAAATAAATGTATCTTTTAAGGTAATAGATACATCTGCTGCTAGAAAAAAAGAAGCTTTTGATACAAAATCAGGTATCTATAATTTAACTCTCTCTAGTGGCGCATCTTTACAAGATGTTTTCAACCAGATTAATGGTATTAACATACATGGGGACTATGGAATTTTTATTAATGGAATTATGATTGATGCACCAAGCCATGATTTAACAGCATTATTTACTTTGAATCTTGGTGATTCAATAGGTACATCCCAATATCCATTAAGCAGTATAAAAGTACAGGATAAGGATGAAGTCGTTGTAGCATATTTAGACGCACCAAGGCATGGTTCTTCAAGTGGAGCTAATCTAGAGGGATATGAAGCATACAAAGTACTTCCATATGTTAGACTGTCAAAAATCACTAATGAAAATATGAATAATAATGTAGTAGAGACAAGAGCCGGACAAGCAATTTCATTTAATGTAAGCTCAGTTGCTGCTAATCTTAGTGATTATACAGGAAAAGATGAGCCTTTTACAGGAGCTACGGTTTTTGTAAGTTCTGCTGTAGAAGAAAAGAATAAAATAACTACTGCAAATAAGGAAACTACTGCTTTTACAGATGATAATGGTAACTGTAATTACACTTTTTACGAGGAAGGTTGGCATTCATTAAGTGTTCATCATAAGGAAGCAAATAATCTTGAAAGTAAAAAGGTTACTGTTACAGGAGTTATAGCAGGAGATACTATACTTGTACATGTAAACCCAGCTACTGAAAATGAAACTAAGATAATTAAAGATAAAATGCTGACTGAACTAGAAGAAGCATATTATTCCTATAGACAAACTAACTATGACGCTAATAAATGGAAAGAGCTTTCTGGATTTTATGAAAACGGTAACACTAAAATTACTAATTCAGTAACACCATACGAAGCAAAAACAGCATTTGATACAGCTGTTAATGGTATGAAAAGCATAGAATCCATAGACCATAAAACAGTTATAACACCTATACGGGAAGTATTAAAATATCTGCCATCTATAGATGAAATGGATCAAAACAGGCTCTGCCAATCAGATATACCTAAATTAGAAGAACTATTTTCTAAATACAATGTTTTGACGGAATATCAGAAGAAGTTATTCACTTTTTTAGAGGACAGACATATTAAATCTCTATTAAAGGCATACGCAGATTCTAATAATGGAAATAATTTACCAGAATCTAAAAAATATAAACTTACTATCATTGATGAAACCAATAAGTTCAATCAATTTAATGAACATTTATATTGTATGGTAGATGGTAATATCATAAGTTCTGCTAGACCAACAAAAATTGTTGGAGAAGTTAAAGCTAATATTAAGGTAGGTTTACGATACAAGGGAAGAAACATTGTAGGAGATACATGTGTAGTAGAGAGTTTTTCAGATGATATAAGTGTTTATAAAATGCATAGTCCCTATAAAAGCATCCTTGGAGAATTTTTAATGCCTCATCACGACGTAACTATAATTGTAAGGTCAATAGGTGGTGACGAACCTACAATTGATGATGAAACAAAGTTAAATAATGCCAAAGAGGCTGCTAGAAATGCTGTAATAGCGACTTATTCAAATTATCACAGTGAAGACTATTTGGATGATGATTTCACTAGACTTACTCAGGCTAAAGATAATGGGATAACAGCAATTAATAATGCTGTTGATGTAGTTGCTGTAGCAACCGCTCGTAGAGCGGCACTTGCGGCAATGGCAGCTATTCCAACGAAAGATGATAATTGTGGTACTAAGTTACCTGACTATGGAAACGTAATTGGAAAGGTAAAGATAACTATAGAAAATGAGACTTTCCCCAGTGGGGATTTTAAAGGAACAATTATAAACGGTTGGTATGATCTATGTGAGAATGATACCATGATGACAGTTGTTCTGAAAGCATTAGCTGTGAATGGATATAGCTGGGAAGGAACAGGTGGTACTAATTACGGTATTACCTATATATCATCCATAAATAAAGGAGATAAAAGTATGGGTGAGTTTTCAGGCGATAGAGGTTCAGGCTGGATGGGTACACTAAATGACTGGTTTGTCAATGAAGGTTTTCAATCTTTTAGAGCAGGAGCTTCCAACAAAGATTATAGTCTGGAAAACGGGGATGAAATTAAAGTAATGTTTACTCAAAACCTTGGTAAAGACTTAGGAGGTACATGGGGAAATTCTGATACATCCTTGAAAACACTTACTATTAGTGGAGGAAAACTATCACCAACCTTCAAGAAAAATACTACTGAATATGGACTGATGATTGATGGTGATTCCAAAAATATAATGATTACACCAACAGCCTATAATAAAAATTATTTGGTTAAGACTTTTTTGAATCAATATAATTCAAGTTCGGCATATTATAAACGTACCGAAACCCTATCTGTAAAAAATGGTGATATCATTTATATAGGTATAGGTGAGAATTCCTGGCCTTCAATGAATAAGCAAGGTGAAGAGGCAAGAGAGTATGATGCAACAAAATATACTATAAGGGTATATAACAGTAAAGCAAATTATGTAAATAAGCTGATTGAAGGATTACCTGTACAAAATAAAATAAAACTATCTAATTATAAGAGTTATGAGGAAGCAGTTAAGGCAGCTAGAAGTAACTATAACAAATTGTCATCAAATGATAAGAAGAAAGTAACGAATCTAAGTAGATTAATTGATGCAGAAAATCAGTTATTATTCTATGGAGAAACCTATAATGTTAAAATACTCCTTAAGAAAATTCCTCTAGCAGGTAGAGTAAAATTAAGGCATAAATCAGAAGTGATGGCAGCTGATTCTGCATACAAGAAACTGTCATCAGAACAAAAACTATACATAACTGTTGCAGATGTAACCAACTATAATGCAGCTATTGAACGATTGAAAGAACTTGGAGCTTTTGATTCAGAAAATGATTCACCTTCTGTAATAATGGGTAACACAGAAGAGCCAGAAGAAGAAAAGGAAGAATTTATCAAATTAAAACCTGAAGTTAGTATTTCAGGTAATACAGCAACATTAACTATAACTGGTAGTCAAGCAAAAAATGCAATAGAGGATATTAAGAAGAATCAAGCTGAAGAATTGATTATTGAACCAGTAATTAAAAAAGATGTAGATAAAGTAGTTGTTAAACTGGCTAAATCAATAATTGATGATTTGGCTAAGAATACAGATGCTGGATTAACTGCTAAATCACATGTTGCTGAAATAAAGATCTCTAATAAAGCTTTAAACTCAATAATAGAATCAAGTGGTTCTAATGTAAGTATAATTGTAGAGCAGACGGATAAAGAACAGTTATCTAATAAAAATAAAGAATTAGTTGGTGATAAGCCTATATATAACTTATACATAAAAGTAGATAATAAGATAATCACTAAGTTTGTAGGTGATGTCACAGTAGCTTTACCTTATATACCAAAGGAAGATGAAGATATTAACAAGCTTTCAGTTTACTATATTAATGATAACAATAAGGTGGCTAAAATGATAGGAGCCTACTATGATGATGAATGTGAAAGTATGATATTCAAGACAGATCATTTTTCAACTTTTGCCATAGTTTATGATAAAGACAAGATAAGCTTTAAAGATGTATTTACCACTGATTGGTATTATGATTCAGTATTATATGTAGTAGAACAAGGGTTATTAGATGATATATCAAACAATATGTTCAGACCTAATGAAAATATGACTCGTGGTATGTTTGTAAATGTAATCTATAAAATGGCAGGTGATCTACAGGTAACAGAGGATAACTTATTCAAGGATATAAAAATAGGTTCAACCTATTATGATTCTGTAGTATGGGCTACTTATAGTAAAATAGTAAATGGTTATTCAAATGATTCATTTGGGACAAATGATAATATTACTCGTGAGCAAATAGCTACTATGATGTATCGTTATGCAAAATTAAAAGGTTATAAAACTACTTCAATTAGCGATATTTCAACTTATCCTGATAATAATATGATATCAGAATGGGCAGTCCATTCAATGAAGTGGGCAGTCAGTAATAAAATTATCAGTGGTTCAACTGAGAATATGCTTGTACCACAAGGTACAGCTACTAGAGGCGAGGTAGCTTCCATGCTTAAGAGATTCATGGAAAACATAGTAGAATAA